In Deltaproteobacteria bacterium, one genomic interval encodes:
- a CDS encoding nucleoside phosphorylase yields the protein MAASEADLSRILQRGHAVKGSGRKLANSRILEVTFDSRLITVAGPVLGAPQAAMVLENLIALGSRAIVVLGWCGSLRESVRIGDWFLPTAALSEEGTSLHYPCADHKFEPDHYLTAKLLDFCAHKGSRLHTGQVWTTDAFYRETARKVTTYGAAGAIAVEMEMSALMRIARYRGIRLTGLLVVSDELFTLKWRPGFDLPSFKRSCGLAVKTVLEFSANLYDQLHLTD from the coding sequence ATGGCAGCCAGCGAAGCGGACCTGAGCAGAATTTTACAACGGGGGCATGCAGTCAAAGGAAGCGGCCGCAAACTTGCAAATTCTCGCATCCTTGAAGTGACCTTTGATTCCAGGCTAATTACTGTGGCCGGACCTGTTCTGGGCGCACCGCAAGCGGCAATGGTCTTGGAAAATCTCATTGCCCTGGGCAGCAGGGCAATTGTTGTCCTGGGTTGGTGCGGTTCTCTACGGGAAAGTGTGCGGATCGGCGACTGGTTCCTGCCAACAGCTGCCCTGAGTGAAGAGGGCACCTCCCTGCATTATCCCTGTGCTGACCACAAGTTCGAGCCGGACCACTATCTGACCGCCAAGCTTCTCGACTTTTGCGCTCATAAGGGTAGTCGTCTCCACACCGGCCAAGTTTGGACCACAGACGCATTTTATAGAGAAACCGCCCGCAAGGTGACAACTTACGGTGCTGCTGGCGCAATTGCTGTTGAGATGGAAATGTCTGCTCTCATGAGGATTGCCCGCTACCGGGGAATAAGACTCACGGGTTTGCTGGTGGTCTCTGATGAACTCTTCACTTTGAAATGGCGTCCTGGGTTCGATCTGCCAAGCTTCAAGAGATCCTGTGGCCTCGCAGTCAAAACTGTTCTGGAATTCTCTGCCAATCTCTATGACCAACTGCACCTGACTGACTGA
- a CDS encoding DUF1786 domain-containing protein, producing MGAPHPFADREKQDLGVLAMDIGGGTQDILLWRPHQPVENCFKLVLPSPTVVVSRRIERCTARGLTLYLSGNLMGGGACVQAIQQHLAAGLEVYANPRAALTIHDNLQYVKDLGITLTEEPPGKSCTVHMGDVDRAALSKALALFEEKLPENIAVAVQDHGFSPQASNRLFRFRQWHDFLQRGGLLEHLAYQEPPDYLTRMRAVQQDAPGALLMDTGAAAIMGALCDPLAASWQDAGVLVVNLGNQHTVAALVAKNRVVGIYEHHTGRLSRDKLREHLEKFRQGLLGNEEVFADQGHGCLFLPEAKEMSTFSHVVVTGPRRSLAHGLGYYFAAPHGDMMLSGCFGLIRAATGSSI from the coding sequence ATGGGCGCCCCGCATCCCTTTGCAGATAGAGAAAAGCAAGACCTTGGCGTCCTAGCCATGGACATTGGCGGCGGGACGCAGGACATCTTGTTGTGGCGGCCGCATCAGCCTGTGGAAAACTGCTTCAAGCTGGTTCTTCCCTCGCCTACGGTTGTGGTATCTCGACGTATCGAGCGTTGTACTGCTCGAGGCCTGACGCTGTATCTCAGCGGCAATCTCATGGGAGGTGGAGCGTGTGTGCAAGCCATTCAGCAGCACCTTGCTGCCGGTTTGGAAGTATATGCCAATCCACGAGCCGCCCTCACCATTCACGACAATCTGCAATACGTGAAAGACCTTGGCATCACTCTCACAGAGGAACCGCCCGGGAAGAGCTGCACCGTCCACATGGGCGATGTAGACAGGGCCGCTCTCTCCAAGGCCCTGGCCCTTTTCGAGGAAAAGCTCCCTGAAAACATTGCCGTGGCGGTTCAGGACCACGGCTTCTCACCACAAGCAAGCAATCGCCTCTTTCGTTTCCGCCAGTGGCATGATTTTCTGCAAAGGGGCGGCTTGCTCGAGCATCTCGCCTACCAAGAACCGCCTGACTACCTGACACGTATGCGCGCTGTGCAGCAGGACGCTCCCGGAGCTTTGCTCATGGATACCGGGGCTGCTGCCATAATGGGAGCCTTATGTGATCCTCTTGCCGCAAGCTGGCAGGATGCAGGTGTGCTGGTGGTGAACCTGGGAAATCAGCATACCGTGGCAGCACTGGTGGCAAAAAACAGGGTGGTCGGCATCTATGAACACCACACCGGCCGTCTCAGTCGGGACAAATTGAGGGAGCACCTGGAAAAGTTTCGACAGGGACTGCTCGGCAACGAAGAAGTGTTTGCTGACCAGGGACACGGCTGTCTTTTCCTTCCGGAGGCAAAGGAGATGAGCACTTTTTCTCACGTAGTGGTAACTGGGCCCAGGCGCAGCCTGGCCCACGGCCTGGGCTATTACTTCGCCGCTCCCCACGGTGATATGATGCTCTCGGGCTGTTTCGGTCTCATCCGAGCAGCAACTGGGAGCTCAATCTGA